In a genomic window of Brassica rapa cultivar Chiifu-401-42 chromosome A10, CAAS_Brap_v3.01, whole genome shotgun sequence:
- the LOC103847433 gene encoding uncharacterized protein LOC103847433 isoform X3 produces the protein MMGHARIKLPHLLSFKWACIRKAFVLNIFRRGKKLILTKETFCAKKMFPSLALATAPMALTIISARRRSQVTQLYAKKTKPEKKRATTTSTSGFSGRTSKELTWQCIEGCGACCKLAKDFAFATPDEIFDDPDDVELYRSMIGDDGWCINYDKATRKCSIYADRPYFCRVEPEVFKTLYGIEEKKFNKEACSCCIDTIKTIHGPDSKELDNFNRAIRSSPSSS, from the exons ATGATGGGCCATGCAAGAATCAAGCTCCCACATTTGCTTAGCTTTAAATGGGCCTGTATAAGAAAAGCTTTTGTTTTAAACATTTTTCGCAGAGGTAAAAAGCTTATCTTGACGAAAGAAACATTTTGCGCCAAAAAAATGTTTCCTTCGCTTGCGTTAGCGACGGCACCAATGGCCTTGACGATAATCTCTGCAAGGAGACGGTCCCAAGTCACGCAACTTTACGCAAAGAAAACCAAACCGGAGAAGAAGCGGGCAACGACAACGTCGACGAGCGGTTTCTCGGGAAGAACATCGAAGGAGCTGACGTGGCAGTGCATAGAAGGCTGTGGAGCTTGCTGTAAGCTTGCGAAGGACTTCGCTTTCGCCACACCTGACGAAATCTTCGACGACCCTGATGACGTTGAG cTGTATCGAAGTATGATTGGTGATGATGGATGGTGCATAAACTACGACAAAGCTACACGCAAATGCTCCATTTATGCTG ATCGTCCATATTTCTGCCGGGTTGAGCCAGAGGTTTTCAAGACTCTGTATGGGATCGAAGAAAAGAAATTCAACAAGGAAGCTTGCAG CTGCTGCATTGATACCATTAAGACGATTCATGGCCCAGATTCCAAAGAACTAGATAATTTCAACCGTGCTATCAGAAGTAGTCCAAGCTCGAGTTAG
- the LOC103847426 gene encoding probable protein phosphatase 2C 67, whose protein sequence is MVKPFWRKGSGTERSKISPTKNDGLTWYKDLGLHAFGEFSMAMIQANSVMEDQCQIESGPLTFNNLAVQGTFVGVYDGHGGPEASRFIADNLFPNLKKFASESGEVSEEVIRNAFAETDEDFLNAVKKKWRKNPQMASVGSCCLAGVICNGLVYIANAGDSRAVLGRYERGGGVRAVQLSVEHNANVESARQELWSMHPNDPDILVMKHRMWRVKGIIQVTKSIGDAYLKRAEFNREPLLPKFRVAEPFTKPILSADPSVTVTRLKPEDEFMILASDGLWEHLSNQDAVDIVHSSPRQGIARKLLKAALKEAAKKREMRYSDLQEILPGVRRHFHDDITVIVVYLNTQTNGWASPLSIRGGYP, encoded by the exons ATGGTTAAACCCTTTTGGAGAAAAGGTTCCGGTACGGAAAGAAGTAAGATCAGTCCAACAAAGAATGATGGCTTGACATGGTATAAAGACCTTGGCCTTCACGCCTTTGGAGAGTTTTCAATGGCAATGATCCAAGCCAACAGTGTGATGGAGGATCAGTGCCAGATCGAATCAGGGCCATTGACGTTCAACAATCTTGCAGTCCAAGGCACGTTCGTTGGAGTTTACGATGGTCATGGAGGTCCAGAGGCTTCTAGATTCATTGCAGACAACCTCTTCCCCAACTTAAAGA AGTTTGCCTCAGAGAGTGGAGAGGTTTCAGAGGAGGTGATCAGGAACGCGTTTGCAGAGACGGACGAAGATTTTCTCAACGCAGTGAAGAAGAAATGGCGCAAGAACCCGCAGATGGCATCAGTGGGGTCATGTTGCTTGGCAGGAGTGATATGCAACGGTCTGGTGTACATCGCAAACGCAGGAGACTCAAGGGCTGTGTTGGGAAGATATGAGAGAGGTGGTGGAGTGAGAGCTGTTCAGTTATCAGTAGAGCACAATGCAAACGTAGAGTCTGCGAGACAAGAGTTGTGGTCAATGCATCCTAATGACCCTGACATCCTTGTGATGAAGCACCGTATGTGGCGTGTGAAAGGCATCATCCAG GTCACAAAATCAATAGGGGATGCATACCTCAAAAGAGCAGAGTTCAACAGAGAGCCTTTGCTGCCTAAGTTCAGAGTAGCAGAACCTTTCACCAAGCCAATCCTTAGCGCGGATCCATCAGTCACGGTTACACGGCTTAAACCAGAAGACGAGTTTATGATTCTTGCTTCAGATGGGCTTTGGGAGCATCTTAGCAACCAGGACGCTGTTGATATTGTACATAGCTCCCCTCGTCAA GGAATAGCAAGGAAACTACTCAAAGCTGCACTGAAGGAAGCAGCAAAGAAACGAGAGATGAGATACTCTGACTTGCAAGAGATCCTTCCTGGTGTCAGAAGGCATTTCCATGACGACATAACTGTTATTGTTGTCTATCTCAACACACAAACCAATGGTTGGGCTTCTCCACTGTCAATTAGAGGTGGCTACCCATGA
- the LOC103847436 gene encoding 60S ribosomal protein L35-4: MARIKVHELRERSKTDLQSQLQEFKAELALLRVAKVTGGAPNKLSKIKVVRKSIAQVLTVISQKQKLALREAYKSKKFLPLDLRPKKTRAIRRRLTKHQSSLKTEREKKKEMYFPLRKYAIKV, encoded by the exons ATGG CAAGGATTAAGGTTCATGAGCTCAGAGAGAGATCGAAGACAGATCTTCAGAGTCAGCTTCAGGAGTTTAAGGCTGAGCTCGCTCTCCTCCGTGTCGCTAAAGTCACCGGCGGTGCCCCTAACAAGCTTTCCAAAAT CAAGGTGGTGAGGAAATCAATCGCTCAGGTATTGACAGTCATCTCCCAGAAGCAGAAATTAGCACTAAGGGAAGCATACAAGAGCAAGAAGTTTTTACCTCTTGATCTCCGTCCCAAGAAGACTCGTGCTATCCGCAGACGTCTTACCAAGCATCAG TCTTCTTTGAAGACAGAgcgtgagaagaagaaagagatgtaTTTCCCTCTGAGGAAGTATGCTATCAAAGTCTAG
- the LOC103847430 gene encoding uncharacterized protein LOC103847430 — MSIIRNAIRSSFSLRTSDPVISRNSLPFLQESRKCLSTVAEQPPSSPSPPPPGSSPVDGVKKPASEGRLYGKFSGFSKHTLRSDVMNILEGCNVTSDDLKFSYMRGGNLNPAGVYVQFPSRSSYDSAMRAIAKKGRLYRLERATQSQWDPIVPYEGKVIALHGLPPNAIIEDIDRFLSGCLFHPGSIQFLTIQGLGSPKRVALVRFTSQTQAMNAYITKNRNFLLNQRITLQVLQ; from the exons ATGAGTATCATCCGCAACGCGATCAGATCGAGTTTCAGCCTCCGGACGTCGGATCCGGTGATCAGTCGTAACTCTCTCCCATTTCTTCAGGAGTCGCGGAAATGTCTATCTACCGTCGCAGAGCAGCCTCCTTCCTCTCCGTCACCACCGCCTCCGGGAAGTTCTCCGGTTGACGGAGTAAAGAAGCCTGCGTCAGAAG GGAGGTTGTATGGGAAATTTTCAGGCTTCTCAAAACATACGCTGAGGAGTGATGTCATGAACATACTTGAAGGATGCAATGTGACATCAGATGATCTCAAGTTCAGCTACATGCGCGGTGGAAACTTGAATCCTGCAGGAGT TTATGTGCAATTCCCTTCCCGTTCATCATATGATAGTGCAATGCGGGCGATTGCCAAGAAGGGAAGGCTATACAGATTAGAAAGG GCTACTCAGTCTCAGTGGGATCCCATTGTTCCTTATGAAGGCAAAGTG ATTGCGTTACATGGCCTTCCGCCGAATGCTATAATCGAAGACATAGATAGGTTCTTATCCGGCTGTCTTTTTCATCCTGGATCCATCCAGTTCCTCACCAT TCAAGGACTCGGAAGTCCTAAGAGGGTGGCACTGGTGCGGTTCACATCACAGACCCAGGCGATGAATGCGTACATTACAAAGAACAGGAACTTCCTTCTCAACCAACGAATCACGTTGCAAGTTCTGCAGTAA
- the LOC103847434 gene encoding uncharacterized protein LOC103847434 — translation MNSVCISSCIDDARDTRVPVRTTYVNLYKWPESDAEFVRSVRRGGGVPTARVVDSISCRQMYLRSYTFSREDDDDKSKSAKVLPSATQTSCLGRFKETASFRKGNKEETDVIVEMSKPGRRREKRRVRKKKKREQACSVMFRFFRRLLSCAATVDVVDPN, via the coding sequence ATGAACTCAGTATGCATCTCTAGCTGCATCGACGATGCACGTGATACACGCGTGCCGGTTCGTACCACTTATGTGAATCTCTATAAGTGGCCTGAGTCGGACGCAGAGTTCGTCCGCTCCGTCCGACGTGGAGGCGGCGTACCAACGGCGCGTGTAGTGGATAGCATATCTTGCCGGCAGATGTATCTCCGAAGCTACACGTTCTCTCGGGAAGATGACGACGACAAGAGCAAATCGGCGAAGGTACTGCCATCAGCGACGCAAACCTCGTGTCTAGGGAGGTTTAAGGAAACGGCCTCGTTCAGGAAGGGGAATAAGGAGGAAACTGATGTCATCGTTGAGATGTCAAAACCGGGTCGCCGTCGTGAGAAGAGGAGAgttagaaagaagaagaagagagaacaaGCTTGTTCTGTTATGTTCAGGTTTTTTCGAAGATTACTCTCTTGTGCTGCGACCGTAGATGTTGTTGATCCAAACTAG
- the LOC103847433 gene encoding uncharacterized protein LOC103847433 isoform X2, with translation MFPSLALATAPMALTIISARRRSQVTQLYAKKTKPEKKRATTTSTSGFSGRTSKELTWQCIEGCGACCKLAKDFAFATPDEIFDDPDDVELYRSMIGDDGWCINYDKATRKCSIYADRPYFCRVEPEVFKTLYGIEEKKFNKEACSCCIDTIKTIHGPDSKELDNFNRAIRSSPSSS, from the exons ATGTTTCCTTCGCTTGCGTTAGCGACGGCACCAATGGCCTTGACGATAATCTCTGCAAGGAGACGGTCCCAAGTCACGCAACTTTACGCAAAGAAAACCAAACCGGAGAAGAAGCGGGCAACGACAACGTCGACGAGCGGTTTCTCGGGAAGAACATCGAAGGAGCTGACGTGGCAGTGCATAGAAGGCTGTGGAGCTTGCTGTAAGCTTGCGAAGGACTTCGCTTTCGCCACACCTGACGAAATCTTCGACGACCCTGATGACGTTGAG cTGTATCGAAGTATGATTGGTGATGATGGATGGTGCATAAACTACGACAAAGCTACACGCAAATGCTCCATTTATGCTG ATCGTCCATATTTCTGCCGGGTTGAGCCAGAGGTTTTCAAGACTCTGTATGGGATCGAAGAAAAGAAATTCAACAAGGAAGCTTGCAG CTGCTGCATTGATACCATTAAGACGATTCATGGCCCAGATTCCAAAGAACTAGATAATTTCAACCGTGCTATCAGAAGTAGTCCAAGCTCGAGTTAG
- the LOC103847433 gene encoding uncharacterized protein LOC103847433 isoform X1, which yields MMGHARIKLPHLLSFKWACIRKAFVLNIFRRGKKLILTKETFCAKKMFPSLALATAPMALTIISARRRSQVTQLYAKKTKPEKKRATTTSTSGFSGRTSKELTWQCIEGCGACCKLAKDFAFATPDEIFDDPDDVELYRSMIGDDGWCINYDKATRKCSIYADRPYFCRVEPEVFKTLYGIEEKKFNKEACRYHQCSSLVGLYHFPLQEASFTSCCIDTIKTIHGPDSKELDNFNRAIRSSPSSS from the exons ATGATGGGCCATGCAAGAATCAAGCTCCCACATTTGCTTAGCTTTAAATGGGCCTGTATAAGAAAAGCTTTTGTTTTAAACATTTTTCGCAGAGGTAAAAAGCTTATCTTGACGAAAGAAACATTTTGCGCCAAAAAAATGTTTCCTTCGCTTGCGTTAGCGACGGCACCAATGGCCTTGACGATAATCTCTGCAAGGAGACGGTCCCAAGTCACGCAACTTTACGCAAAGAAAACCAAACCGGAGAAGAAGCGGGCAACGACAACGTCGACGAGCGGTTTCTCGGGAAGAACATCGAAGGAGCTGACGTGGCAGTGCATAGAAGGCTGTGGAGCTTGCTGTAAGCTTGCGAAGGACTTCGCTTTCGCCACACCTGACGAAATCTTCGACGACCCTGATGACGTTGAG cTGTATCGAAGTATGATTGGTGATGATGGATGGTGCATAAACTACGACAAAGCTACACGCAAATGCTCCATTTATGCTG ATCGTCCATATTTCTGCCGGGTTGAGCCAGAGGTTTTCAAGACTCTGTATGGGATCGAAGAAAAGAAATTCAACAAGGAAGCTTGCAGGTATCATCAGTGTTCCTCTTTGGTTGGTCTTTATCATTTTCCCTTGCAAGAAGCCTCTTTCACAAG CTGCTGCATTGATACCATTAAGACGATTCATGGCCCAGATTCCAAAGAACTAGATAATTTCAACCGTGCTATCAGAAGTAGTCCAAGCTCGAGTTAG
- the LOC103847438 gene encoding uncharacterized protein LOC103847438 gives MSIFISFLVVFSPAFFFPHHFSRHTKLLFKSHIMGDHNSSQASYIHLVHHLIEECIVLNMGKEECMDALFKHANIKPIITSTVWKELEKENKEFFEAYERRREEIATEKETARIIQDLLSRTTI, from the exons atgtccatcttcatttcttttcttgtagtgttttcACCTGCCTTCTTCTTCCCTCATCATTTCTCTCGACATACGAAACTACTCTTTAAATCTCATATCATGGGTGATCATAACAGCTCACAAGCATCTTACATACATTTG GTGCATCATTTGATAGAAGAATGTATAGTACTCAACATGGGCAAAGAAGAGTGTATGGATGCTCTGTTCAAGCATGCTAATATCAAGCCTATCATCACTTCCACAg TGTGGAAGGAGCTAGAGAAAGAGAACAAAGAGTTCTTCGAGGCATacgagagaagaagagaagaaatagCGACCGAGAAAGAGACAGCTCGAATAATCCAAGATTTGCTCTCACGAACTACAATCTAA
- the LOC103847435 gene encoding ankyrin repeat-containing protein At5g02620, protein MKEDNKKTMTKQITTRRDDTPLHTAVREGKTEILLEMIGEHDDDGAELKELLAEQNQSGETALYVAAEFGHTDMVKILMKHSDSVLAGTKAKNGFDAFHIAAKNGNLKVLDVLMEANPELSFTFDSSKTTALHTAASQGHGEIVCFLLDKGVDLAAIARSNGKTALHSAARNGHTEIVKELIGKKVGMVTRVDKKGQTSLHMAVKGQNAEIVDALMKADPSLINAADNKGNTPLHIAVRKNRAEIVQTVLQYDEVSRVAVNKSGETALDIAEKTSLHEIVPLLQKIGMQNARSIKPAASVEPSGSSKKLKETVSEIGHEVHTQLEQTVRTRREIQGIGKRVNKMHTEGLNNAINSTTVVAILIATVAFGAIFNVPGQYTDDPKNVPSGYTLGEARAASRPEFLIFVVFDSFALFISLAVVVVQTSVVVIERKAKKQMMAIINKLMWMACIMISVAFLSLSFVVVGDKERPLAIGITAIGALIMVSTLGTMCYWVVANRIEGSKSSPASMMSDADLVDHKHNRKLYAV, encoded by the exons ATGAAAGAGGATAACAAGAAGACGATGACGAAGCAGATAACTACGAGGCGCGACGACACGCCGCTACACACGGCGGTCAGAGAAGGCAAAACAGAGATTCTCTTAGAGATGATCGGCGAACACGACGACGACGGCGCAGAGCTGAAAGAGCTGCTGGCGGAGCAAAACCAGTCAGGTGAAACGGCTCTGTACGTTGCAGCTGAGTTCGGCCACACCGACATGGTCAAGATTCTGATGAAACACTCCGACTCCGTCTTAGCCGGAACCAAAGCCAAAAACGGCTTCGACGCCTTCCACATCGCCGCCAAAAACGGCAATCTAA AGGTTCTTGATGTGTTAATGGAGGCAAACCCGGAGCTATCGTTTACATTCGATTCATCCAAAACGACAGCGCTTCACACGGCGGCTTCACAAGGGCATGGAGAGATTGTCTGTTTCCTGTTGGACAAAGGTGTGGACTTAGCAGCTATTGCGAGAAGCAACGGTAAAACCGCTTTGCACTCTGCCGCTAGAAACGGGCACACGGAGATTGTGAAGGAGCTGATTGGGAAGAAAGTTGGAATGGTTACGAGAGTCGACAAGAAAGGTCAAACCTCGCTTCATATGGCGGTTAAAGGACAGAACGCTGAGATCGTTGATGCGTTGATGAAAGCAGATCCTTCGTTGATCAATGCTGCTGATAATAAAGGAAACACTCCTCTGCATATCGCTGTCCGTAAAAACAGAGCAGAG ATTGTTCAGACGGTTTTACAGTACGATGAAGTGAGTAGAGTGGCGGTTAACAAATCAGGAGAGACAGCTCTTGACATCGCTGAGAAGACCAGCCTTCACGAGATTGTACCGCTTCTTCAGAAGATCGGTATGCAGAACGCAAGATCCATCAAGCCAGCTGCAAGTGTTGAACCATCAGGCTCCTCTAAGAAACTGAAAGAAACGGTCAGCGAGATAGGCCACGAGGTGCACACTCAGCTCGAACAAACCGTGAGAACGAGGAGAGAGATCCAAGGAATCGGCAAACGTGTCAACAAAATGCACACGGAAGGACTCAACAACGCCATAAACTCGACGACTGTCGTAGCCATTCTCATAGCAACCGTTGCCTTTGGAGCTATCTTCAACGTTCCAGGCCAGTACACGGACGATCCTAAAAACGTTCCTTCAGGGTATACACTCGGAGAGGCGAGAGCAGCTTCGAGACCCGAGTTCTTGATCTTTGTAGTGTTTGATTCTTTCGCGCTCTTCATCTCTCTAGCTGTTGTTGTGGTTCAGACATCGGTTGTGGTTATAGAGAGGAAGGCTAAGAAGCAAATGATGGCGATAATCAACAAGCTAATGTGGATGGCTTGCATAATGATCTCGGTGGCGTTCTTGTCGCTGTCTTTCGTAGTTGTGGGTGATAAGGAGAGGCCGTTGGCGATTGGTATAACAGCCATTGGAGCTTTGATTATGGTTTCAACACTTGGGACTATGTGTTATTGGGTTGTTGCTAATAGGATTGAAGGGTCTAAGTCGTCTCCAGCTTCAATGATGTCAGATGCTGATTTAGTTGATCACAAGCATAACCGGAAGCTTTATGCGGTTTGA
- the LOC103847591 gene encoding uncharacterized protein LOC103847591: MTIMNMLIWRNLLFWLLSNTLIPGSVRAQSITLNSIEIFTKHDWFKLKHTVYFQCKGENKTVLPDVTKSDILYTFRGQESWQPMTEISGEKCKRCGIYEQGSLISDKEFDEWELCPSDFSASQIYMHFKEKEINATFVCHGCAKLDSVSAGATTGSSSKEEGDNGSKVAIAIVAGVLCATLVVIGGVFMFRHSKRMKLQRDQARFMKLFEENDEPEDELGLEPVL; this comes from the exons ATGACGATTATGAATATGTTGATCTGGAGAAATCTTCTATTCTGGCTCCTCTCAAATACGTTGATTCCAG GATCTGTTAGAGCACAATCTATCACACTGAACTCCATCGAGATATTCACGAAGCATGACTGGTTCAAACTCAAACACACGGTCTACTTCCAATGCAAAGGAGAGAACAAGACTGTTCTTCCTGATGTTACCAAATCAGATATATTGTACACTTTTCGCGGTCAAGAATCATGGCAG CCTATGACAGAGATCAGTGGCGAGAAATGTAAGAGATGCGGAATCTATGAACAAGGCAGTCTGATATCAGACAAAGAGTTTGATGAATGGGAGCTTTGTCCATCTGATTTCTCTGCTAGCCAAATCTATATGCACTTTAAGGAAAAAGAGATTAATGCTACTTTTGTCTGCCATGGTTGTGCCAAACTTGACTCCG TATCTGCTGGAGCAACGACGGGTTCAAGTTCAAAAGAGGAAGGAGATAATGGGTCAAAAGTTGCGATAGCGATTGTGGCAGGGGTGTTGTGTGCAACTCTTGTTGTGATTGGAGGGGTATTCATGTTTAGGCACTCAAAGAGGATGAAGCTGCAGCGAGATCAAGCCAGGTTTATGAAGCTGTTTGAGGAAAATGATGAACCTGAAGATGAACTTGGACTTGAACCTGTGCTATGA
- the LOC103847431 gene encoding pathogenesis-related protein PRB1-3 produces MSSSLFRQIFLCISSLVLLFSGDVPSAAGAPSTRAMMRERRNKLQTMEFLNAHNTARVASGASHLRWDQGLARFANDWAKQRKSDCKMTHSGGPHGENIFWYQRSVNWTPKRVVATWVDESLHYDRTTNSCGAGKMCGHYTQIIWRTTTAVGCARVKCDNELGFLVVCEYSPGGNYDGESPFDSPK; encoded by the coding sequence ATGTCGTCTTCGTTGTTTCGTCAAATTTTTCTCTGCATCTCCTCTCTCGTCCTTCTCTTCTCCGGCGATGTTCCCTCCGCCGCCGGAGCTCCCTCTACACGTGCGATGATGCGAGAAAGACGGAACAAGCTGCAAACGATGGAGTTTTTAAACGCGCACAACACAGCGCGGGTAGCTTCAGGCGCGTCGCATCTCAGGTGGGATCAAGGCCTGGCCCGTTTCGCAAACGATTGGGCCAAACAACGCAAATCGGATTGTAAAATGACCCATTCGGGTGGGCCCCACGGGGAGAATATATTCTGGTACCAAAGGAGTGTGAACTGGACGCCGAAGAGAGTGGTTGCGACGTGGGTGGACGAAAGCTTGCACTACGATCGGACGACTAACTCGTGCGGAGCTGGTAAGATGTGCGGTCACTATACGCAGATCATTTGGCGCACAACCACAGCCGTTGGATGCGCACGTGTCAAGTGTGACAACGAGCTTGGATTCCTAGTGGTTTGCGAGTATTCACCTGGTGGAAATTACGATGGCGAAAGTCCATTTGATTCGCCTAAATGA
- the LOC103847429 gene encoding E3 ubiquitin-protein ligase SGR9, amyloplastic, giving the protein MRSEKRSTHTRSNMEEENNTIIMTSLSTLSPSHLTNLTHTILSLSHHHRRRLASVLSSPTLFSLTLRHLLSLSLPQKTLLIATHLLSLLHPLLLHRNHHSLPSSAAAMKLRDLDAVVLLLFLCETHQLDPDVLEASADNWREILGAMCSDTMLNSISGLWTCDAGILMPYIETLVRCKRFVDIMGGYHHRRLRGEKEGYEIPAARAAVVALRGVEVLNAAGEVECVICKEEMSEGRDVCEMPCQHLFHWKCILPWLSKRNTCPFCRFQLPTDDVFSEIQRLWDILVKTSELHVA; this is encoded by the coding sequence ATGAGAAGTGAGAAACGAAGCACACACACAAGATCCAATAtggaagaagaaaacaacaCAATCATCATGACGTCACTCTCTACTCTTTCTCCTTCACACCTCACGAATCTTACTCACACCATTCTTTCTCTCTCCCACCACCACCGCCGTCGTCTCGCCTCCGTCCTCTCCTCTCCGACGCTTTTCTCCCTCACTCTCCGCCACCTCCTTTCTCTCTCCCTTCCTCAGAAAACCCTCCTCATCGCTACTCACCTCCTTTCTCTTCTCCACCCTCTCCTACTCCACCGTAACCACCACTCTCTCCCCTCCTCCGCCGCCGCTATGAAGCTCCGGGACCTCGACGCGGTGGTGCTCCTCCTCTTTCTCTGCGAAACGCATCAGCTAGATCCAGATGTTCTAGAAGCTTCAGCTGATAATTGGCGGGAAATCCTCGGTGCTATGTGCTCTGACACTATGTTAAACAGTATCTCCGGTCTATGGACTTGCGACGCCGGAATCTTGATGCCTTACATAGAAACTCTAGTTAGGTGCAAAAGATTCGTCGACATAATGGGAGGCTACCACCACCGTCGTCTACGAGGAGAGAAAGAAGGATATGAAATCCCGGCGGCTAGAGCGGCTGTGGTGGCGCTACGCGGGGTTGAGGTGTTGAACGCCGCCGGAGAAGTAGAATGCGTGATTTGCAAGGAAGAGATGAGTGAAGGAAGAGATGTTTGTGAAATGCCATGTCAGCATTTGTTCCATTGGAAGTGTATTTTGCCATGGCTTAGCAAGAGGAACACGTGTCCTTTCTGTAGGTTTCAACTTCCCACCGACGATGTCTTCTCCGAGATCCAGCGGCTATGGGACATCCTCGTCAAGACCAGCGAGTTACACGTGGCGTGA
- the LOC103847437 gene encoding protein SODIUM POTASSIUM ROOT DEFECTIVE 1: MLCASQASTRNICSTMDQPSQPSSSSPTVRLGGRAIDRHNPIIRDGRRFTPPPSPNHNSSSAPPSSSSTYHTPLKTRLGLESSETTRVSKRKSKKSQCDAGKSSISCFTSDTPQGSSRYLLSNPVFFDGFVDSDPIPVPIEPEITMDEDLDKTHEDRLVINASKHLSSSSFLEKKQPDFFDGFLDYDPVMSPNNPFYESTKASPIASQSSHEDKDVSSPDNPLSEHTKASPTASQSSLEDKDVSSPDFKFSPPQPPPPPPPPSPPPTEKDPSSDQVVVLRVSLHCKGCAGKVKKHLSKLKGVTSFNIDFAAKKVTVTGDVTPLAVLASISKVKNAQVWPETIQK, from the exons ATGTTATGTGCATCTCAAGCATCAACAAGAAACATTTGCTCAACCATGGACCAACCCTCacaaccttcttcttcttcacccacGGTCCGGCTCGGTGGTCGAGCCATCGACCGTCATAACCCAATCATACGTGACGGTCGGAGGTTCACTCCTCCACCTTCTCCTAACCACAACTCCTCATCTGCTCCTCCTTCTTCGTCTTCTACGTATCATACTCCTCTCAAGACTAGACTTGGTCTAGAGAGCAGCGAGACAACACGTGTTTCGAAGAGGAAGAGCAAGAAAAGTCAATGTGACGCTGGTAAGTCGTCCATTAGTTGTTTTACCAGTGACACTCCTCAAGGTTCTTCAAGGTACTTACTGAGCAACCCGGTTTTCTTTGACGGGTTTGTGGACTCTGACCCGATTCCAGTACCTATTGAACCGGAGATAACCATGGATGAAGATTTGGATAAGACTCATGAAGATAGATTGGTAATAAACGCCTCTAAgcatctctcttcttcttctttcttggaGAAGAAGCAACCTGATTTCTTCGATGGATTCTTGGACTATGACCCGGTTATGTCTCCGAATAATCCTTTCTATGAATCCACAAAAGCTTCTCCGATAGCATCTCAAAGCTCTCATGAAGATAAAGATGTTTCATCTCCAGATAATCCTTTGTCCGAACACACAAAAGCTTCTCCGACAGCATCTCAAAGCTCTCTTGAAGATAAAGATGTTTCGTCTCCGGATTTCAAGTTCTCTCCTCCACAacctccaccacctcctcctccaccgtCGCCTCCGCCAACAGAGAAGGACCCGTCTTCCGACCAA GTGGTAGTCTTGAGAGTGTCACTTCACTGCAAAGGCTGTGCAGGAAAAGTCAAGAAACATCTTTCGAAACTGAAAG GCGTGACGTCGTTTAACATAGACTTCGCTGCGAAGAAGGTTACTGTGACAGGAGACGTAACGCCGTTAGCTGTGCTAGCGAGTATTTCCAAAGTTAAAAACGCCCAGGTGTGGCCTGAGACTATTCAGAAGTAA